From a region of the Acinetobacter calcoaceticus genome:
- a CDS encoding pilus assembly protein PilP has translation MKLKQISFSILACLVLVGCDSRIDAVNQQMANIRNQPPQPIDPAPVFTPVPQFNYAAHQLKSPFLPSSLAAELKIMAGKRVYPNFSRAPQPLESYALESLNMKGSIRNNRGQVLALIQSPDQQIERVQVGNYIGMNQGRITHIGPTQIDLVEIVPDGREGYVERPRTLVLIGPTP, from the coding sequence ATGAAACTTAAGCAAATTTCTTTTTCTATTTTGGCGTGTTTAGTTTTAGTCGGATGTGACTCAAGAATCGACGCTGTAAATCAGCAAATGGCAAATATACGTAATCAGCCACCACAGCCGATAGATCCAGCACCTGTTTTCACACCTGTACCACAGTTTAATTATGCGGCCCATCAGTTAAAGAGCCCATTTTTACCAAGCTCACTGGCTGCTGAACTCAAAATTATGGCAGGAAAACGAGTCTATCCGAATTTCTCACGTGCACCCCAGCCTCTAGAAAGTTATGCATTAGAGTCCTTAAACATGAAAGGAAGCATCCGTAACAACCGTGGGCAAGTGCTGGCTCTTATCCAATCACCTGATCAGCAAATTGAGCGAGTACAGGTGGGGAACTATATCGGGATGAATCAAGGGCGTATTACCCATATTGGTCCAACTCAGATTGATCTGGTGGAAATTGTCCCTGATGGGCGCGAAGGCTATGTGGAACGACCAAGAACCTTAGTGTTAATTGGGCCCACACCCTAA
- the aroB gene encoding 3-dehydroquinate synthase, which produces MQTLHVELGERRYPIFIGSQLDPKQLLEPYIHGQQVMIVSNETVAPLYLSHYQEALKSLGKTIATCILPDGEKYKDIQHLNLIFDALLEAGFNRDCTVLALGGGVIGDMAGFASACFQRGVYFVQVPTTLLSQVDSSVGGKTGINHPLGKNMLGAFQQPQVVLADMAQLNTLPDRELSAGLSEVIKYALLGEADFLVWLEQNMDGLVGRDANLLAEAVYRSCAHKARIVANDEKEQGERALLNLGHTFGHAIESYLGYGTWLHGEAVATGMVMAADLSQRLGWISSDDVERTKKIIQRANLPISCPKIPLDEFLGYMAHDKKVLNGQLRLVLLKQLGQAVITKDFDVELMKQAILANQHG; this is translated from the coding sequence ATGCAAACTTTACATGTTGAATTAGGCGAACGCCGTTACCCTATTTTTATTGGCAGTCAACTTGATCCTAAGCAGTTGCTTGAGCCTTATATTCATGGTCAACAGGTCATGATTGTGAGTAACGAAACTGTCGCCCCTTTATATTTGTCTCACTATCAAGAAGCGTTAAAAAGTTTGGGTAAAACTATAGCTACTTGTATTTTGCCCGATGGTGAAAAATATAAAGACATTCAACATTTAAATTTAATTTTTGATGCATTACTTGAAGCTGGTTTTAACCGAGACTGTACGGTTTTAGCTTTAGGTGGTGGTGTTATTGGTGATATGGCTGGCTTTGCCTCAGCATGTTTCCAGCGTGGTGTGTATTTTGTTCAGGTTCCGACCACACTTCTTTCACAGGTAGATTCAAGTGTAGGTGGTAAAACAGGAATTAATCATCCACTGGGTAAAAACATGCTTGGCGCATTTCAGCAACCTCAAGTTGTTTTGGCTGATATGGCTCAACTCAACACTTTACCAGATCGAGAGTTGTCTGCTGGATTATCAGAAGTTATTAAATATGCTTTGTTAGGCGAAGCTGATTTTCTAGTTTGGTTAGAGCAAAATATGGATGGATTGGTGGGACGAGATGCTAATCTTTTAGCAGAAGCTGTTTATCGTTCATGCGCCCATAAAGCCCGTATTGTTGCAAACGATGAAAAAGAGCAAGGTGAGAGAGCTTTACTCAACCTAGGCCATACGTTTGGCCATGCGATTGAATCTTACCTTGGTTATGGTACTTGGTTGCATGGGGAAGCAGTAGCTACTGGTATGGTCATGGCAGCTGATTTATCACAGCGTTTAGGCTGGATTTCGAGCGATGATGTAGAGCGTACAAAAAAAATTATTCAACGCGCTAATTTGCCGATATCATGTCCGAAAATTCCATTGGATGAATTCCTTGGATATATGGCGCATGATAAAAAAGTACTCAATGGTCAATTACGTTTAGTGTTGTTAAAGCAACTTGGACAAGCAGTAATTACTAAAGACTTTGATGTTGAACTCATGAAACAAGCTATTTTAGCAAATCAACACGGATAA
- a CDS encoding type 4a pilus biogenesis protein PilO: MSPDELHELSLEQAPSKKKKITLEKFLQQFNTLDMNSYGSWPLSVKITCWVFIFFAVLALGYFVVIQPKLQAIDNAQAQESNLLNEFREKDSKLRNLQQYQLQLQDMQANFNQQLEQLPKETEIPSLVEDINLTGVNSGLKFKNIRLEDEVKQEIFIEQPITMEATGDYHAFGAFVSSIAALPRIVTMHDFVVEAAPDKDSKSDIPVLNYSIKAKTYRYMGAVENAEHLENNASASVAPVSSTANTQSK, encoded by the coding sequence ATGAGTCCGGATGAACTTCATGAGTTGTCGTTAGAGCAGGCGCCATCTAAGAAAAAAAAGATCACTTTAGAAAAATTTCTTCAGCAATTTAATACACTAGATATGAACAGTTATGGTAGCTGGCCATTATCTGTGAAAATTACTTGCTGGGTTTTTATTTTCTTTGCTGTGTTGGCTTTGGGATACTTTGTTGTTATTCAGCCAAAGCTACAAGCAATTGATAATGCACAGGCACAAGAAAGTAATTTGTTGAATGAGTTTCGAGAAAAAGATTCAAAATTACGTAACTTGCAGCAATATCAGCTTCAACTTCAAGATATGCAAGCAAACTTTAATCAGCAGTTAGAGCAATTGCCAAAAGAAACTGAAATTCCAAGCTTAGTTGAAGATATTAACTTAACTGGGGTGAATTCTGGCCTGAAGTTTAAAAATATCCGTTTAGAAGATGAAGTGAAGCAAGAAATCTTTATTGAACAGCCTATTACGATGGAAGCAACCGGCGATTATCACGCTTTTGGTGCTTTTGTCAGTAGTATTGCGGCACTACCACGTATTGTGACCATGCATGATTTTGTTGTAGAAGCTGCACCTGACAAAGATAGTAAGTCAGATATTCCTGTACTTAATTATTCTATTAAAGCAAAAACTTATCGCTATATGGGCGCCGTAGAAAATGCTGAACATCTGGAAAACAACGCTTCAGCTTCAGTAGCACCTGTTTCCTCTACTGCTAATACACAGTCGAAATAG
- the pilQ gene encoding type IV pilus secretin PilQ family protein gives MNHVFRQFSMGAVAIALMQVASAQVSMTNIVPTQIAGQGTEIRVMFNGLPPQPQAYQLENPSRLILDFNKAQQTLTQSKVAIGTNEASSVDVSSDDQRSRLTVNLKEAGAFTTRIEGNTFILKINSAQAVIKPLPTSTVQPQGVSNIGFQRGGQGEGLIVIDLLGSNTPVDVQQQGSKVVVRTLGSKIPTHLARRLNVNDFATPVSTIESYNEKGNGVITIQSTGSYEYMAYQAENKLTISLKRPQDKNVTSLYKTPNYSGNKLSLDFQDIEVRRVLQLLADFTGINMVAADSVQGNITLRLKDVPWDQALDIILKTKNLDKRRNGNVIWIAPVTELIKAEEEEAKAVAQSVKLAPLQTEYIQLKYAQAQDIMGLITQGSNNSNGLQRTSGGGTSTSTNLNTGVDSLGNNVGSLLSPRGTITQDDRTNTLIINDTAQSIDQIRKMIDLLDVQVKQVMVEARIVRASTSFTKELGVKWGILSQGITNNNNLLVGGSETTLWNLREPKKDETTGGYKYTIERPDNLNVDLGVTNPAGSIAFGLISMSDFMLDLELSALQADGYGEVISTPKVMTADKQPAKVATGQQVPYQTTTNSAAGATASTSFKDALLSLNVTPSITPDGKIQMKLDISKDSVAGAAPNGELILNKNQINTNVLVNNGETVILGGVFEQTTSNSQTKVPFFGDIPVLGHLFRKDVKSDDKQELLIFVTPRIVNDTLVRNH, from the coding sequence ATGAATCACGTATTCCGTCAGTTTTCTATGGGGGCTGTAGCCATTGCACTTATGCAGGTTGCCTCTGCACAGGTCAGCATGACCAATATTGTACCGACACAAATTGCAGGTCAGGGTACAGAAATTAGAGTTATGTTTAATGGTTTGCCACCGCAACCACAGGCATACCAACTTGAAAATCCTTCACGTTTGATTTTGGATTTTAATAAAGCTCAGCAGACTTTAACACAGTCAAAAGTGGCGATTGGTACAAATGAAGCGAGTTCGGTTGATGTAAGTTCTGACGATCAGCGCTCACGTTTAACTGTAAATTTAAAAGAGGCAGGTGCGTTTACAACACGTATTGAAGGCAATACTTTTATTTTAAAGATTAATTCAGCTCAAGCAGTTATTAAACCTTTACCAACAAGTACGGTTCAACCTCAGGGTGTTTCAAATATTGGTTTTCAGCGTGGTGGTCAAGGTGAAGGGCTAATTGTTATCGATTTATTGGGAAGTAATACTCCTGTTGATGTTCAACAACAAGGCAGCAAAGTTGTAGTCAGAACGTTAGGCTCTAAAATACCGACGCATTTAGCTCGTCGCTTAAACGTAAATGACTTTGCAACCCCTGTTTCTACAATTGAATCTTATAACGAAAAGGGCAATGGTGTTATTACAATTCAATCTACTGGTAGCTATGAATATATGGCTTATCAGGCGGAGAATAAACTCACCATTAGCTTAAAGCGACCTCAGGATAAAAATGTAACTTCTTTATATAAGACGCCTAATTATTCTGGGAATAAGCTTTCTCTTGATTTCCAAGATATTGAAGTTCGTCGAGTTCTACAGTTACTTGCCGATTTTACGGGCATTAATATGGTGGCTGCCGATAGTGTTCAGGGTAATATTACTTTGCGCTTGAAAGATGTTCCATGGGATCAGGCACTTGATATTATTTTAAAGACCAAAAATCTTGATAAACGCAGAAATGGTAATGTCATTTGGATTGCTCCTGTTACAGAGTTAATTAAGGCCGAAGAAGAAGAAGCAAAAGCTGTCGCGCAGAGTGTCAAACTGGCTCCATTGCAAACTGAGTATATTCAACTTAAATATGCACAAGCTCAGGATATTATGGGGTTAATTACTCAAGGCTCAAATAATAGTAATGGTTTACAACGGACTTCTGGTGGTGGAACATCAACTTCTACTAACTTAAATACGGGTGTTGATAGTTTAGGAAATAACGTAGGAAGTTTACTGAGTCCACGTGGAACGATTACTCAAGATGATCGTACCAATACCTTAATTATTAATGATACGGCCCAATCGATTGATCAAATTCGTAAAATGATTGATTTACTGGATGTACAAGTTAAGCAGGTCATGGTTGAGGCACGCATTGTAAGAGCATCTACATCGTTTACCAAAGAACTTGGTGTTAAATGGGGGATATTGTCGCAAGGGATTACAAATAATAATAATTTGCTGGTGGGCGGTAGTGAAACAACCCTGTGGAATTTGCGAGAGCCTAAAAAAGATGAGACTACAGGCGGCTATAAGTATACGATTGAACGCCCAGATAACTTAAATGTTGATTTAGGGGTAACTAATCCGGCTGGAAGTATCGCCTTTGGTTTGATTAGTATGTCTGATTTTATGCTTGATCTTGAACTTTCCGCATTACAAGCCGATGGCTATGGTGAGGTTATTTCTACACCTAAAGTGATGACAGCAGATAAACAACCCGCGAAAGTTGCGACAGGTCAACAGGTCCCTTATCAAACCACGACTAATTCTGCTGCGGGTGCTACAGCAAGTACATCATTTAAAGATGCGCTGTTAAGTTTAAACGTGACACCAAGTATTACACCTGACGGTAAGATCCAAATGAAATTAGATATTTCAAAAGATTCCGTTGCTGGTGCAGCTCCTAATGGTGAGTTAATTTTAAATAAAAATCAGATTAACACTAATGTATTGGTTAATAACGGTGAGACGGTCATTTTAGGAGGGGTATTTGAGCAGACCACATCTAACTCTCAAACTAAGGTTCCTTTCTTCGGTGATATTCCTGTACTTGGGCATTTATTCAGAAAAGATGTGAAATCTGATGATAAACAAGAGTTACTGATTTTCGTTACGCCACGAATTGTTAATGACACTTTGGTGAGAAATCATTAA
- the aroK gene encoding shikimate kinase AroK, which produces MKAIEIGGALPSKAFETLPNIYLVGPMGAGKTTVGRHLAEILGREFLDSDHEIERKTGATIPWIFEKEGEFGFRARETIVLNELTSRKALVLATGGGAITQAPNREFLKQRGIVVYLYTPVELQLQRTYRDKNRPLLQVENPEQKLRDLLKTRDPLYREVAHYTIETNQGAARDLAQKILQLILSNTLK; this is translated from the coding sequence ATGAAAGCAATTGAAATAGGTGGCGCCTTGCCAAGCAAAGCGTTTGAAACCCTGCCAAATATTTATTTGGTAGGGCCCATGGGGGCAGGAAAAACAACCGTTGGACGTCATTTAGCCGAAATATTAGGGCGTGAATTTTTAGATAGTGATCATGAAATTGAACGCAAAACAGGCGCCACTATTCCTTGGATTTTTGAAAAAGAAGGGGAATTCGGATTTCGTGCTCGTGAAACTATCGTGTTGAATGAGTTGACTTCCCGTAAGGCTTTGGTTTTAGCAACAGGCGGTGGTGCGATTACTCAAGCTCCCAATCGTGAGTTTCTAAAGCAGCGTGGTATTGTTGTTTATCTTTACACTCCCGTGGAACTACAATTACAACGCACTTATCGCGATAAAAACAGACCTCTATTGCAAGTTGAAAATCCTGAACAAAAATTACGAGATTTGTTAAAAACACGTGATCCTTTATATCGTGAAGTTGCTCATTACACGATTGAAACCAATCAGGGTGCTGCACGTGATCTTGCTCAAAAGATTTTGCAACTTATTTTGTCTAACACGCTAAAATAG